From Micromonas commoda chromosome 3, complete sequence, a single genomic window includes:
- a CDS encoding predicted protein: protein MAGSFEATLSVSDRPELTSLAVTAVPIDPPAVERAAAGDGTTDRRDPEHGVGGKGKNNGNEEDASTGARPEKQRKSSEREESVSDDEDQPDDDGLHAAAKKGMNVVGWWRAKLNANHGLDKEILAALHLLAGARGPCMRLAFSHPVLSQPGDSDARRRNKEGLTKLHREMRAEQKSAVMFLDDPATGRRREVHLAAVWVHPADTAGDTAGDAVGSNGADEAALTTNDEAAPTTNDDGDKADAREPQFLAFEVQPNAPAVALEPLLHKQLMVVFDLDETLLQAFTLRAMERRARELDAEDAGADGGADGGADGGADDAATSGWGGGGRGDPGKNTAGVPGAVGGDARAATRDAKELAARRDEDRRRLRRDAELLTQFRDGDCVKMPVPGSATGTTQTVRAKMEPVLVLDEERYGPSPVTVARPVIRVKSPHVRGGEMVFTRIDPKNVDTSMIVHVRPGWNDLYAYLTGEASQAQAPNAVRGVNKENPAHRPRRPKCKAFVCTMSERQYAHEMWRLLDPRGALLPLNDVHALHKRIVCVEHGRGEKKSLAHATRGATHVPELSVIVDDRTNVWERRAQKNILAIAPFMPYNTDTGPGLQSEVAGKGGVMGMVQSMLNEVRFKFSQQWTRWAQRCDRGDPLRPGGERPDAGEILAPLMASWAEDNTATIVRQGGAARAAAGAGSSLNAVLKSLGRSKSNAEEAQRRRDAEAKAKAEEEERAKAEEERAREEERVREEEKQRRWLEEAQAKLKEEERARAEEQRRLLQETEAKVEEQRRLLQETEAKFKEQTRLLKEAEAKVNRARMDDALAAITYESLAATPLEAKGKRPVKAKTEVKTATAGDVDGLGTDSDDSDDAPIAAMAAEPKRPTAEDEKRRSDEEAKRKKQVRNCQQCSQWGIRAVDHFKSCKMCPFHKDYVHPKHDDDARRRLFERLVELRWSSSAEKAIEGATRLVEKFQPTAIKDGNIEVGELEDAVATRLLRFVLTRQGNPAAAPPAAAAPPAAAATLAAAAPAEESEGKSVKKPEPKKRKSGEISKQPKGGGKEAPLLGVADGYVKKHKSLKEIIEMKEKSEVVEIEEEQEEEEEEEEIDHGPCVLCGIKDQNEMLCDGCDRPFHNSCVNISDEELEIMIEAEEDWFCEDCVKSGKNAGANDEMREHKLKKMDKADSDFNLDARDEVEFIKGTRGNPGAASRVRQEKKKASGQAPGPAPAEGAREVHPKDEETGETEELAPKPSPSKSVASKYKPGTQREAMMKKLKKIGKRR, encoded by the coding sequence atggcgggcTCGTTCGAGGCTACGCTGTCGGTGAGCGATCGCCCCGAGCTTACatcgctcgcggtgacggcCGTCCCCATCGATCCGCCggcggtcgagcgcgcggcagCGGGTGACGGGAcgaccgaccgccgcgaccccgagCACGGGGTGGGCGGAAAAGGAAAAAACAACGGAAACGAAGAGGACGcctccaccggcgcgcgtccggaGAAGCAGCGCAAAAGCTCGGAGCGGGAAGAATCCGTCAGCGACGATGAGGACCagccggacgacgacgggctgcacgcggcggcgaagaagggcaTGAACGTGGTCGGTTGGTGGAGAGCCAAGCTCAACGCGAACCACGGGCTCGATAAggagatcctcgccgccctgcacctcctcgcgggggcgcgcgggccgtGCATGCGCCTCGCCTTCTCGCATCCGGTCCTCTCTCAACCGGGTGACTCGGACGCTCGCAGACGCAACAAGGAGGGCCTCACCAAGCTCCATCGGGAGATGCGCGCCGAGCAGAAATCCGCGGTGATGTTCCTCGACGATCCCGCCACGGGGCGCAGGCGCGAGgtgcacctcgcggcggtctgGGTCCATCCCGCCGACACGGctggcgacacagctggcgacgccgtgggatcaaacggcgccgacgaagccgccttgacgacgaacgacgaagccgctcccacgacgaacgacgacggcgacaaggcggacgcgcgagagccgcAGTTTCTCGCGTTCGAGGTTCAACCCaacgcccccgcggtggcgctcgagCCCCTGCTGCACAAGCAGCTCATGGTCGtcttcgacctcgacgagacGCTCCTGCAGGCGTTTACGCTTCGCGCCAtggagcgccgcgcgagggagctggacgccgaggacgcgggtgccgatgggggtgccgacgggggtgccgacgggggtgccgacgacgccgcgacgagcgggtggggcggcggcggacggggagACCCCGGGAAaaacacagctggcgtccccggcgcggtgggcggcgacgcgagagccgcgactcgcgacgccaaggagctcgcggcgcgtcgcgacgaggaccgccggcggctgcgacgcgacgccgagctgctGACGCAGTTTCGCGACGGGGACTGCGTCAAGATGCCGGTGCCGGGGAGCGCCACCGGGACGACGCAGACGGTGCGGGCGAAGATGGAGCCGGTGCTGGTACTCGACGAGGAACGGTACGGTCCCtcgcccgtcaccgtcgccagACCCGTCATCCGCGTCAAGTCCCCGCACGTTCGGGGCGGGGAGATGGTGTTCACCAGGATCGACCCGAAGAACGTAGACACCAGCATGATCGTCCACGTGCGACCGGGGTGGAACGACCTGTACGCCTACCTCACCGGCGAGGCGTCCCAGGCTCAGGCTCCGAACGCCGTCAGGGGCGTGAACAAGGAAAATCCCGCgcatcgcccgcggcggcccaaGTGCAAGGCTTTCGTGTGCACCATGTCCGAGCGGCAGTACGCGCACGAGATGTGGCGCCTGttggacccgcgcggcgccctgctTCCCCTGaacgacgtccacgcgcttCACAAACGGATCGTGTGCGTCgagcacgggcgcggggagaaGAAATCGTTGGCGCACGCGACcaggggcgcgacgcacgttCCGGAGCTgagcgtcatcgtcgacgatAGGACGAACGTCTGGGAGCGTCGGGCGCAGAAGAACAtcctcgcgatcgcgccgttCATGCCGTACAACACCGACACCGGCCCGGGACTCCAGAGCGAGGTGGCGGGGAAGGGCGGGGTGATGGGGATGGTGCAGAGCATGCTGAACGAGGTGCGGTTTAAATTTTCTCAGCAgtggacgcgatgggcgcAGCGCTGCGACCGGGGCGATCCGCTGCGACCGGGGGGCGAGAGaccggacgcgggcgagatcctcgcgccgctcatGGCGTCGTGGGCGGAGGACAACACGGCGACGATCGTGAGGCaggggggcgccgcgagggcggcggctggcgccGGGTCGAGCCTGAACGCGGTGCTCAAGTCCTTGGGCCGGTCCAAATCcaacgccgaggaggcgcagcggaggcgggacgcggaggccaaggcgaaggctgaggaggaggagagggccaaggctgaggaggagagggccagggaggaggagagggtcagggaggaggagaagcagAGGCGGTGGTTGGAGGAGGCCCAGGCTAAGTTGAAGGAGGAAGAGAGGGCCAGGGCCGAGGAGCAGAGGCGGTTGTTGCAGGAGACCGAGGCGAAGGTTGAGGAGCAGAGGCGGTTGTTGCAGGAGACCGAGGCTAAGTTTAAGGAGCAGACGCGGTTGTTgaaggaggccgaggctaAGGTGAATCGGGCCCGGATGGACGACGCTCTCGCGGCGATAACTTACGAAAgtctcgcggcgacgccgttggAAGCAAAGGGAAAACGACCCGTGAAGGCAAAGACCGAGGTCaagaccgcgaccgcgggggaTGTGGACGGATTGGGAACGGACTcggacgactccgacgacgcgccgatcgcggccatggcggcggAGCCCAAGAGACCGACtgccgaggacgagaagcgccggagcgacgaggaggccaagCGTAAGAAACAGGTTCGCAACTGCCAGCAGTGCAGCCAGTGGGGCATACGCGCCGTGGACCACTTCAAGTCTTGCAAGATGTGTCCTTTCCACAAGGATTACGTCCACCCGaagcacgacgacgacgcgcggaggcgactgTTCGAGCGGCTGGTCGAGCTCCGCtggtcgagctccgcggagAAGGCAATCGAGGGCGCCACGAGACTTGTCGAGAAGTTCCAGCCGACGGCTATCAAGGACGGGAACAtcgaggtcggcgagctcgaggatgcggtcgcgacgcggctccTCAGGTTCGTGCTCACGAGGCAGGGCAATCCCGcagccgccccgcccgcagccgccgccccgcccgcagccgccgccacgctcgcagccgccgccccggcggagGAGTCCGAGGGGAAGTCCGTCAAAAAGCCCGAGCCAAAGAAGCGTAAGTCCGGGGAGATATCCAAGCAGCccaagggcggcggcaaggaAGCCCCGCTCCTGGGAGTCGCCGATGGGTATGTGAAGAAACACAAGAGCCTCAAAGAGATCATCGAGATGAAGGAAAAGTCCGAGGTCGTTGAGATTGAAGAagagcaggaggaggaggaggaggaggaggagatcgatCACGGCCCCTGCGTCCTATGCGGCATCAAAGACCAGAACGAGATGCTCTGCGACGGGTGCGATCGACCGTTTCACAACTCGTGCGTCAACAtctccgacgaggagctcgaaaTCAtgatcgaggcggaggaggattGGTTCTGCGAGGACTGCGTCAAGTCCGGCAagaacgcgggcgcgaacgacgaaaTGCGGGAGCACAAACTCAAAAAGATGGACAAGGCCGACTCCGACTTCAAtctggacgcgcgcgacgaggttgAGTTCATCAAGGGCACGCGCGGTAACCCAGGAGCTGCAAGCAGGGTTAGgcaggagaagaagaaggcgtcGGGACAGGCACCGGGACCGGCTCCGGCGGAGGGGGCTCGCGAGGTCCACCCGAAGGATGAGGAGACGGGCGAGACGGAAGAGCTCGCCCCGAAGCCCAGTCCGTCCAAGTCGGTGGCGTCCAAGTATAAGCCGGGCACGCAACGAGAGGCGATGATGAAAAAGTTGAAAAAGATTGGAAAGCGGCGTtag
- a CDS encoding predicted protein, protein MSIASGVASVPVGVPHATPRRGGPRNATAKPHIPRRPRLDAPSAWAETSPSAPSSASSATASDARDDLPVRVYIEHTDAYQVVYHSNYFKFLWRAREAYVFGGGLASALRHRTGAPFDPTAAGWDHLDVVAIDDCVFARSAVLGDDLLVRTSLRGIGETTLAMRQEVVFADGGELAFAATAVVAPASATGATTIPREIRGWRAGDEDGIDGVDVGTGYEDPAWLARASASASVEDAGDCSEDDEEANEDPEARVSSIATKTRVTLFESELSLGRARGASDADVLRWFERDRTEAIGGSSALSALKENDGVAVVVSSMDGFRCRPGNVVGSAGIGAGGASGGRNVRPAVASARSTIEMRRRNIQVAFIQRLFDEAGACVARAEVVCTCVTRDGGKPTRCPAALAEKFEAMRRG, encoded by the coding sequence atgtcgatcgcgtccgggGTCGCGTCCGTGCCCGTCGGTGTCCCGCATGCGACGccgagacgcggcggacccCGAAACGCGACCGCGAAGCCCCAcatcccgcgtcgtcctcgcctcgacgcgccaTCCGCATGGGCGGAgacgtccccgtcggcgccctcgtccgcctcctccgcgaccgcttccgacgcccgcgacgaccttCCGGTCCGCGTGTACATCGAGCACACCGACGCGTACCAAGTCGTCTATCACAGCAACTATTTCAAGTTCCTGTGGCGCGCCAGGGAGGCGTACGTGTTCGGAGGAGGCTTGGCCTCGGCGCTGCGCCATCGCACCGGCGCACCCTTcgacccgaccgccgccggttgggatcacctcgacgtcgtcgccatcgacgacTGCGTGTTCGCCAGGagcgcggtgctcggcgacgacctccTCGTGCGCACATCCCTGCGAGGCATCGGCGAAACGACGCTGGCGATGCGACAGGAGGTGGTGTTTgcggatggcggcgagctcgccttTGCGGCGACAGCTGTGGTGGCGCCGGCttcggcgacgggagcgacgacgattcCGCGCGAGATTCGCGGGTggcgggcgggggacgaggacgggatCGACGGGGTCGACGTGGGGACGGGGTACGAGGACCCCGCgtggctcgcgcgggcgtcggcgtcggcgtcggtcgaggacgcgggggacTGTTCCGAGGATGACGAAGAAGCGAACGAGGATCCCGAAGCGAGGGTatcgtcgatcgcgacgaagacgcgggTGACGCTGTTCGAGTCGGAGCTGAGCCTCGGGCGCGCCAGGggggcgtcggacgcggacgtccttCGATGGTTCGAGCGCGACCGCACGGAGGCTATCGGTGGATCAAGCGCCCTGAGCGCCCTGAAGGAGAACGACGGggtcgcggtggtggtgagCTCGATGGATGGATTTCGGTGTCGCCCCGGTAACGTCGTCGGATCCGcggggatcggcgcgggcggcgcgagcggcggtcgGAACGTGcgccccgcggtcgcgtcggcgcggtcgacgatCGAGATGCGTCGTCGGAACATCCAGGTGGCGTTCATCCAGCGTCTGTTCGACGAAgccggcgcgtgcgtggcgAGGGCCGAGGTTGTGTGCACGTGCGTgactcgcgacggcggcaagCCGACGCGTTGTccggcggcgttggccgAGAAGTTCGAGGCGATGAGACGCGGGTGA
- a CDS encoding predicted protein has product MAPKLVGAIDQGTTSTRFILYRVVGDGVLQPLASHQMEHKQIYPKPGWCEHDPEEIYANTLTCIASALEAVPGGATASDVACVGITNQRETTVAWSKRTGKPLHNAVVWLDMRTSDLCESLTSEVMGGDKDAFREVCGLPISTYFSGVKMRWLLDNCDAVKAAAAENDLAFGTIDSWLLHRLTGSAGTHVTDATNASRTMLMDLRTQTWHEPTAVKLGVPMHSLPRIVSCAEEYGVITEGALKGVKLTGCLGDQHAATLGQRCDAGRAKNTYGTGCFMLLNTGGNVVESKHGLLTTMAWRLGKDATPAYALEGSVAIAGAGVQWLRDNLGLIRSAADVEPLAASVPDAGGVYFVPAFSGLFAPRWRPDARGVCVGLTQFTTKAHLARALLEAICFQTVDVLEAMRKDASDLDMTALHVDGGATANGLMMQTQADLLGLRVFRPANVETTAMGAALAAGVGAGLFSERAVFEDTPADESIADAEWLRDEMANRAYFEPAIGEDERARRYAGWCDAVERSLNLAPQQGK; this is encoded by the coding sequence ATGGCCCCtaagctcgtcggcgcgatcgacCAGGGCACCACGTCCACGCGGTTCATCCTCtaccgcgtcgtcggcgatggcgtcctccaGCCTCTGGCATCGCACCAGATGGAGCACAAGCAGATCTACCCCAAGCCCGGCTGGTGCGAGCACGATCCGGAGGAGATCTACGCCAACACCCTGACGTgcatcgcgagcgccctcgaggcggtgccggggggcgcgaccgcgtccgaCGTGGCGTGCGTGGGCATCACCAACCAGCGCGAGACCACCGTGGCGTGGTCTAAGCGCACGGGAAAGCCGCTGCACAACGCGGTGGTGTGGCTGGACATGCGAACCTCTGACCTGTGCGAGTCCCTCACGAGCGAGGTCATGGGCGGCGACAAGGATGCGTTTCGCGAAGTCTGCGGACTCCCCATCAGCACCTACTTCTCCGGGGTGAAGATGCGCTGGCTCCTCGATAATTGCGACGCCGtcaaggccgccgcggcggagaacgaCCTCGCCTTCGGGACCATCGACAGCTGGCTGCTGCACAGGCTCACGGGTTCGGCCGGGAcgcacgtcaccgacgccaccaacgcgtcgcggaccaTGCTCATGGACCTCCGCACCCAGACTTGGCACGAGCCCACGGCGGTGAAACTGGGCGTGCCGATGCACTCCCTGCCACGCATCGTGTCGTGCGCGGAGGAGTACGGAGTCATCACCGAGGGCGCCCTGAAGGGGGTCAAGCTCACGGGGTGCCTCGGCGATcagcacgcggcgacgctgggcCAGAGatgcgacgcggggcgcgccaAGAACACGTACGGCACGGGTTGCTTCATGCTCCTCAACACCGGCGGAAACGTCGTGGAATCCAAACACGGGCTGCTGACCACGATGGCGTGGCGGCTGGGtaaggacgcgacgccggcgtacGCGCTGGAGGGcagcgtcgccatcgccggcgccggggtccaGTGGCTGAGGGATAACCTCGGGTTGATacgatccgcggcggacgtcgagccgctcgccgcctccgtccccGACGCGGGTGGCGTGTACTTCGTGCCCGCGTTCTCCGGCCTGTTCGCGCCCAGGTGGAgacccgacgcgcggggcgtgtGCGTGGGGCTGACGCAGTTCACCACGaaggcgcacctcgcgcgagcgctcctcgaggcgaTCTGCTTTCAGACGGttgacgtcctcgaggcTATGCGaaaggacgcgagcgacctCGACATGACCGCGCTTCACGTCGACGGGGGAGCCACCGCGAACGGGTTGATGATGCAGACCCAGGCGGATCTGCTCGGGCTGAGGGTGTTCCGCCCGGCGAACGTGGAGACgaccgcgatgggcgcggcgctcgcggcgggtgtcggcgccgggctctTTTCGGAGAGAGCCGTCTTTGAGGATACACCCGCCGACGAGtcaatcgccgacgcggagtgGCTGAGGGACGAGATGGCGAATCGAGCGTACTTCGAACCCGCGATCGGGGAGGACGAGAGGGCGAGGCGGTACGCGGGCTggtgcgacgcggtggagcgaAGCCTCAACCTGGCGCCGCAGCAGGGCAAGTGA